The Trypanosoma brucei brucei TREU927 chromosome 9, whole genome shotgun sequence genome includes a window with the following:
- a CDS encoding amino acid transporter, putative (weak similarity to Asc-type amino acid transporter 1 (Asc-1) (D-serine transporter). (Swiss-Prot:Q9JMH8) (Mus musculus;Rattus norvegicus;)), with product MHMSNVTDERMMATEFRRELLPEVRFQNPNQNTESQPRAALTTLTLLGVMYTACISGGYGLEESVSAGGPLLTIIFLCLIPIFWGIPVSLCVAELSCAIPSNAGPIMWVNVTFKPWLCFSTILWTAMLNFVDNSLYPTILADYCATLLGISAFSKSLVKLGFLWFCAFINILGVHVVGKMSVLVMALTLIPFVLIFFIQIPEGFDWARITTVPQSIDWPLFIPVVAWNFSGFESAGNVIEEVTNPQKTFARALVLMIFAALATYIPPVLVGASAEGVRDIPFDQWGVGFWVRVAHAVGGYKMAVIMMVGGAASTFGLMATQLTTTSRSLAGMGTLNAFPFVSSWLSRYNRNLGTPINAIVTNTVITSILSVCLTFTVLVQIDQVLYSLRLISILFAFLKLRLKRPTLERPYRVPGGLWGEAICGIVPIAFSVTLIVASMCASLKIALVTVIIVWGTILVSIIWTHFFRRDGFEGSIVEILEDADMQAYESLK from the coding sequence ATGCACATGTCTAATGTCACCGACGAGAGGATGATGGCCACCGAATTTAGGAGGGAGCTACTTCCAGAGGTTCGTTTCCAGAACCCCAACCAAAATACTGAAAGTCAACCCCGCGCAGCGTTAACGACCCTTACACTGCTGGGTGTCATGTATACTGCATGCATTAGTGGTGGTTATGGCTTGGAGGAGTCCGTGAGCGCTGGCGGTCCCCTTTTGACcattatatttctttgtctCATACCAATCTTCTGGGGTATCCCGGTTTCTCTATGTGTTGCGGAGCTGTCATGCGCAATCCCCTCTAATGCTGGACCTATTATGTGGGTGAACGTTACGTTTAAGCCGTGGCTCTGCTTCTCAACTATTTTGTGGACGGCTATGCTCAATTTCGTTGATAACAGCTTATATCCGACAATCCTCGCGGATTACTGCGCTACGCTGCTTGGCATCTCAGCGTTCTCGAAGTCTCTAGTCAAACTAGGgtttctttggttttgcgCTTTCATCAACATATTGGGAGTGCATGTGGTGGGGAAAATGAGCGTCCTTGTGATGGCATTGACACTTATACCGTTTGTGTTAATTTTCTTCATCCAGATCCCTGAAGGCTTTGACTGGGCTCGCATTACGACAGTGCCGCAAAGTATCGATTGGCCTCTGTTCATTCCCGTCGTTGCGTGGAACTTCTCCGGCTTCGAGAGCGCCGGCAACGTCATTGAAGAGGTTACCAATCCGCAAAAAACATTCGCACGGGCCCTCGTTCTGATGATATTCGCAGCCCTCGCGACTTACATACCACCAGTGCTCGTTGGAGCAAGTGCAGAGGGAGTGCGTGACATACCATTTGATCAATGGGGCGTCGGTTTTTGGGTCCGCGTGGCTCATGCTGTTGGAGGCTACAAAATGGCGGTAATCATGATGGTTGGGGGCGCCGCCTCGACATTCGGCCTCATGGCAACGCAACTAACGACAACCTCACGGTCACTAGCAGGAATGGGGACCCTCAAtgcctttcctttcgtttcttcctgGCTTTCAAGGTATAACAGGAACTTGGGGACTCCAATCAACGCTATCGTCACCAACACGGTGATTACCTCGATTCTGTCGGTGTGTCTAACCTTCACGGTATTGGTACAGATTGACCAGGTGTTATACTCCTTGCGATTGATTTCTATCCTCTTCGCCTTTCTCAAACTACGCCTCAAAAGACCCACCTTGGAGCGACCTTACCGTGTACCCGGTGGCTTGTGGGGTGAAGCGATTTGTGGAATTGTTCCCATAGCGTTCAGTGTGACCCTTATTGTGGCATCAATGTGTGCAAGCCTCAAGATAGCTTTGGTTACCGTTATTATAGTTTGGGGAACGATTTTGGTTTCCATCATTTGGACACACTTTTTCCGGCGGGATGGGTTCGAAGGTTCGATAGTGGAGATTCTAGAGGATGCTGACATGCAAGCTTATGAGTCTCTCAAATGA
- a CDS encoding mitochondrial carrier protein, putative, protein MSAKNKTWDARYANPDIPHNNSYYLKCIGGGVLSCGLTHTAVCPLDVVKCNMQVNPEKFRGIGSGFKVLAAEDGFGAKGIWKGWLPTLIGYSMQGACKFGLYEVFKDFYANLAGQKAAKEYEGLIWLAGSASAEFFADVALCPMEMVKVKVQTSPSGTFPTSLGAAVATMRADPAAGFPFKSLVPLWSRQIPYTMAKFFFFEKVVRFFYSNVFTKPKEEYSKGTQLSITFASGYIAGIVCAIVSHPADMLVSARGKASNVGKSYGQIANEIGYGNLCTKGLMARIIMIGTLTGLQWWIYDTYKSTLGLGTSGGSGKK, encoded by the coding sequence ATGAGCGCAAAGAACAAAACTTGGGACGCACGTTACGCCAACCCCGACATCCCTCACAACAACAGCTACTATCTGAAATGCATAGGTGGGGGCGTCCTCTCCTGTGGCCTAACGCACACCGCCGTATGTCCCCTCGATGTTGTGAAATGTAATATGCAAGTGAACCCGGAGAAGTTCAGGGGTATTGGAAGCGGCTTTAAGGTGCTGGCCGCGGAGGATGGTTTCGGTGCTAAAGGTATTTGGAAGGGTTGGTTGCCTACCCTCATTGGTTACTCAATGCAAGGTGCTTGCAAATTTGGTCTCTATGAAGTGTTCAAAGATTTCTACGCCAACCTCGCCGGTCAGAAGGCTGCCAAGGAGTATGAAGGACTTATTTGGTTGGCAGGTTCTGCAAGTGCCGAATTCTTTGCTGACGTGGCGCTATGCCCGATGGAAATGGTGAAAGTGAAGGTGCAAACTTCCCCAAGTGGAACCTTCCCGACATCCCTTGGAGCTGCAGTTGCCACCATGCGGGCGGACCCAGCTGCTGGATTCCCTTTCAAGTCTCTTGTGCCCCTGTGGTCCCGTCAGATTCCCTACACAATGgcgaagtttttcttttttgagaaGGTGGTGCGGTTTTTTTACAGCAACGTCTTCACAAAACCCAAGGAGGAGTACAGCAAGGGTACGCAGCTCAGCATAACTTTTGCTTCTGGCTACATTGCGGGTATTGTTTGTGCCATTGTCTCACATCCAGCCGATATGCTCGTGTCTGCCCGCGGTAAAGCCTCTAATGTGGGAAAGTCGTACGGCCAAATCGCCAATGAAATTGGTTATGGAAACCTCTGCACGAAAGGGCTGATGGCACGTATTATAATGATCGGCACGCTGACAGGTTTGCAGTGGTGGATTTACGACACATACAAAAGTACACTTGGTCTTGGCACAAGTGGTGGTTCCGGAAAGAAGTAA